Genomic window (Drosophila albomicans strain 15112-1751.03 chromosome X, ASM965048v2, whole genome shotgun sequence):
TCCACACTTATGAATATTCCTCaaactaaaatacattttatttatttgctgttaCTTAAGAATTCACATTAAGCTGCTAgcgaatttttgtttatagatATATTTCTACTCTGTATATGGAAAATTCTATGGCGAAAATATTGCATGCAAAACTAtctaaagtgaaaaaaaaaaccaaaacttatttttattttgattaaaaatgaatCTTATAGCTCTtcaatatttctaaaaatagtgTTAATCTAGATCTAtaagaataacctttacttattctgaaaattgtttcacttggtttttttttttttttttttttttgctgtaaataaaatgtgtcaaattacaaaagtatataaatatgaaaagatgTATTTGTTTCCCTAAGAAATCCAACAGTTGTCTTTTGTAAACtactaaaaatgaaaatcatttactttaaatattaatttgtatactgTTCCATTTAAAACACTAATAAATTAGATTTCAAATTAgtcgaaaagaaaataaaaatggacaAACCAGAAATGCAGACTTTACTTTTACTTAACTGTTAAACAAGATTTGAATTTGGTTagaaaatgcttttaattcaaaagaaaaatctaaaaaaagcTGAAGAATTTACTATAAAAGTGACTATGTTAAAATGATAAGctacacaaaaacacaaaaaaaaaaaacgtagatAAAATCATAGTCAATGTTCATTGGAATTAAttcgttttcttttgctgtaAAACATAAACAGGTTTTGTTAGTCGAAACTTAATGGAGTGCCAAGCCCACAATCAAGCTGTGCGCAGTATTCTCTGACACACTGTGCACCAGCCACATGAGTTATTATTCtatgtagaaaaaaaaatgtacaaataatttgaaataatttgttagtaatgtataataataaaaaacgaacaaaTTGACCTGTCTAAtaacacatacaaatacacacacacacacacacactgtgtTATTAGTTTCGATCATGAATTCATGATAAattctataataatttgttaattgtgCAATTGGAATATTTCCAAAAACAGGTTTCACAAACAATCATAATGGATGAAAACGTTTTACTCAGAACTCAcgtctttgttttgtttatttatttcgatgCTTAAGTCTTTGGTAAATATTAATGATTGGCGGCTTTAAAACAGATCCAAATGTCTATGTACATAGATCAGCGAAATTAGTTGAAtgtttgaattaattatttcgTGTTGTGTTGTAGCCCAAGTCTCTGGGCCAGGTCAATTCAATTTGGTATGCGACGCATAAACATTTCACGGTCCACGTTTTGGCCACAAGCATCGAGAGCTGAGCGTCGATTGTTGGTTGATCGTTCAAGagaggtaaaaaaaaaaattcatttgcatatgcGAAATCAAAATAGAGGGGaagaaatttgttaataaGCAAAAATGATAATGAAGCCAGAGTTCAGGCATTGAACTCATAGAAAgccaacgaaaaaaaaacagagttTTGTATGCTTATTTGCAGTTCTTCTTGCtgttctcttttctttttgcgcgGCTCAGGAAGATGTCCGTTGTCCGTCGTCTGTAAATGGGTCGAGACCCGGCATTAGAGACGTGCTTTGAACTCTGAGGCCGCGGCCCGAACTGTGGCTAATTATGCACAAGCCTCAAgaatcagcaaaaaaaaaaagaagaaatgagggagaaaaaaaatatatgccgTTAGAAGCTAATGATTTATACGCTGAAATCGATGTGAGTCGAGCAAGTTAATATAAGTGGCAGGTCGGTCAGATTCCCGACTCAGTTTgagaacacaacacacatcAGCAACACAATGAAGTTATCGTCTTTGCTGCTGGTCCTGGCCCTTTCGGTCGGTGGCCTCTCACTGGTGAGCGGTAAATTTTTTTGATCCTCCTCCCACCCCCCAAACGGAAGTCAACTAAATCGCACTCCACAACTCTTTTACTCCCTTTTACTCTGCAGCACGCGATGAACTGCGTCCAACTGCGGCGCCGTTGATCAGCTCGACGGTGAAGCCAACGAGCGCACCAAAGCTCGACACGAAGCCAACGAAGCCGTTGATGATCATCAATGCGCCGCCAATGAAGCAGAAGCATCTGGTGCCCGTTGCCGTTGAGGCGCAGCCACAAGTCGaggcacaacagcagcagcagcagcagctgaagtcAACGGTGCAGGTGAAGGATGCGAAGCCGTTGCAGGTAACGGGATTCATCACAAAGTCGGGCAACATCTATGAGATCGAAGACAAGCGCGGCATCGGACACATTGAGCCACGACAAGCGGATCAGCCCGCCGAGCAGCAGATCGTTTGCAACTACGGCAACGTTGTCATCTACAGCGATGTGCCCTGCGATGAGGTGACCAACGTGCAGATCGGTGAGGTGCAGTCCCTGAAGAAGCCCGCCGAGGAGCAGCAACCAGCTGCTGCCGTCGAGCAGCCAGCCAACGAGATGCAACAAGCCAGCgatgagcaacaacagcagcagcagcaacaggaggTGAGCAACAACACAGCGGGCAACACGCCACGTCAGCAGGGCAATCAGCagcaacgtcgtcgtcgccgtcgtccaGCCAAtgcccagcagcagcgtcgTCGCGTCAATGGCAACCGCAATGGCGTGCGTCGtcgcatccgcatccgcaatggcagcggcaacggaAATGCTGTtcgcaatggcaacggcaatcGTCGTGTGGTGCGTCGTCGCCCCAACGCCCAACGTCGTGGCAATGGACAGCGTCGTCCGgccaacaggcaacagcagcagcgtcgccGTCAGCAGCAACGTCgccgccaacagcagcagcaacaacaacgacgtcgTCGCCAGCAGCCACAGCGCCGTCGtcttcagcagcaacagcagcagccacagaaGCGTCGCATTCGCGAGGATGAAGATGTCTAAATTGGACTCAGAGTCATAGAAGTCAGAGTTGTCACTTAACCCTAAGTTGCTCCACGTCTGACCTCATTTCACTTAAGCAGCCTCAAAGACAAAcgaattcaataaaatgtttaccAAAAAACAGTTCGAATCTCATCTTCATTTCCGCCtccaattgcaactgcaactggaatTTAGTATAAACTTTGTCCGGGGGAATCAGGGAATTCATCATTCACAGAAGCTGaagtaattaaaatgatgaaaaagCAGTTAGGAATATCATAATACAagattaaacaaatatgtttatatatcgaaaatattgTAGGCCGAATTTTCGAATGGCATACGATAATGTACGATATTAAGTTACTGATGAAAGATTTTCTCGATTTTATAAGAAAGATCttttagtaaaataatatattggagtatattattatatatgtatgtatgtatacattaAATTATGTTGGTCAACTGTATGAACATATCTTTAtcactttatatatatatatctatatctacatatatatgactatgtgtATATTTGCCTATATGTCTATATCTAtgtctatatctatatctatatctatatctatttctatatctatatctgtatctatatctatatctatatctatatctatatctatatctatatctatatctatatctatatctatatctatatctatatctatatctatatctatatctatatctatatctatatctatatctatatctatatctatatctatatctatatctatatctatatctatatctatatctatatatctatgttCCATCTATCCATATATATCTCTAGCTGTATCCATATATATCTCTACATCTCGATATATCTTCTATATCTTCCTCCTTTGTTGCGTACTCCCTTGTGCAACTGGATGTCACGACTTGTGAGTCCTTTTTTGACTCAGTTTGTCACATTAATTGTAACTAGAttttcgactcgactcaactctAGTTGACTCGACTTTTTGTTCAACAAATTTGCGAGGGAAGCTCGCTCTGGGGACAGGGAGGGAATGGGGTGAATGGGGGGAGGGGAAGTTATGTGCGGGTTGCGGGTTATGGCATTTGGGCTGCGAtgtcagcatcagcatcagcttcagcgTCAGTTACACGTAAGAACAAGAGGAAGCTGAGAAATTTGCGCGCTTGGGCCCAGCGCACTtaacacataaaacaaatacaaaatacaacagcagcagcagcagcagcatggacagcaacaacaagaagtagaagaagggAAAGGAgaaggcaggcaggcaggcaggcaggcagagtGAGCCCCAGCAGCGAGAGAAGCGCACAAGAAAGTCATTCAAAAGTCAACCAACTTTCTTCTTTTGAAACACGTTAAAGagcagaaaaaagaaatacttatacacgcacacacagacacacacttatacagtATGCGTTGCGTCAGGGGGCAACATGGAAACTTgtaaagcagcaacaacaacaacaacgacaacaacaagaacaacaagtgCAAGTCGCCTGCTGATTTTCCTTTGTTGTTTGCATGCACACGAATACCCACACACAGCACACCACCTCGCTCTCCTCTCCGCCCCTATTCCACCCCCGcagcctgctgctgctgcttgcccTGATTCTGGGCAGaaaactgctgctgcacttcTGTCTTCGTTGCGACTTCGCCTCTCCAAGGAACCATCAAAATGTGCGCCACGTTGacgtcgttgctgttgttcttgttgttgtgctcatgattgttgttgctgttgttcttcacattgttgttgtcgctgcagttgttgctgtgcgtTGAGCCTGCAAGTTTATCACCTCATTGTTTTTGCACGTCGAGGCTAGAGCTCATTGTCGTCGCCTCTGttctgtccctctctctctcattctgtatttctttttgtgtcTATCTCTCTCGTTGCTTGCCTCGCCGAGTGTgtcatttgctgttgttgtttgcgcGACTTTTATCGCTGActgcagcaacaccaacaccaacaccaacagcagcagacgcagTCGCCacctgcagctgcagccactCGAATGTGCCACTGACGACGACCTCAAgctcaagctgaagctgaagttaCGAGTgacgagttgttgttgttgctgttgttgcttacTTGCTTCTCCATAAAATGCATATATGCAAATTCGAATGCAAGTCGGACTTGgcagtggcgccatctatggcTAAGTAACTGCCCTAGATGCCACCATCGCGAATCGCGATGCATCCATCGGCCAATCAAAAGACTTCACTTCCCTCTGATTTAGCTGCCATGGCAATAAAACTCTGATTGAGTGCGGCCCTGGAAAACTCTGCATATgttaaaaatgaattgttaAAGCAATGCGCGACACTTGCTTTACACAATACATAAATGCTTATATTAACATGACAATTTTGAGCACAATTAACTTTAGTATGCACGAAAGATTATATTCTTAAGTGTATATAAAGTATTACAGTTTTTGCTTGTTAATTATAGTATGGTAaattataatgtatatatgtatatttaagtaaatgcatagtgtgtacatattttatcagtttaaaataaattgctctACTCTGTATACAGAtgtgttatttaaaatagcagtgcttACGAACGTTTAAGCTTGAAAACTACTATTATAATTGGTTTGAATGAATATATTATGTGAAAAAGCTAagctcaataaataaatattataagattttaacattaatcaataaatattttttgaaactTAGTTTATAACACGATGTAAGTTTCTGTATAGAAATAAGtatgtacatttaattaaagaaaaaagtcGTAAAGagtttattacaaattaatgaagccactattaaaaattgaattgaatactGCGTGTCAAAGTTTGTCGTATCTTTCAACATCCAACCATATGTTATTAATCTATTCTTTAATAATTAtcataatattgatttttggTGCAAAGATTTGACACATAGtaaacaataagaaaataaaataatttataaatataatatataaaatgatataaatgtataatttcaaatattgtttaagTATTAAAATGCTAATGAATACATATAAACTATGTAGTTGTATGGTAATTGTTGTAtatatgccaaattaaataatgtgcAAAGCACAACTAGTGTTgaacatatttcaattttaagaaCATATTAAGaacatattacatatttatttgtacgcattctttactttataaataaaataaaacagaccAAACAATAGGAATTAACTTTCATAAAATAAGCGAAGCAGCCGACCAGTGAAAAATTAAGGAAACACAAATATCTATCGTAAGCAGTCAGTAAAGTTTTTTCAGTACTCCAAAGCAAAGAACATATTCTAATTGTAGTACAGTGTATGTGAGTTTTACTGAAtgatcctaaaagtatgcaatgcgaattgaggagagagagagagagaagcgtGATTATGACTCTGGCTGAAGTTGTGAAGCAGCAGACACAGCAGGTGTATCAATAACTGTAACCGTTAAATGCTTTTGGGGCTAAACGACTGAAATCGCTGTAAAAAGCTCAACTGGCCAATAAACCAATATTGAATGGGGGTCAcccagagcgagagagagagggttgGAGAGGGAGGGAGTGAAGAGCAGGTGGTGGGGAGGGAGGAAGTTGTGTAGTGGAGTAGAGTAGAATACGTGACTGAGAGCGCGCCCAGCATTTAGCTTTGTCAAACACAAATCCTTTGGGCAAAGAGTTCGTTGGCATCGCACACATATTAGAgcaagcgaaagagagagacagagttagagcgacagagagagatagcagACATAATCGCATAAAGATAAAACAGTTTAATGTCGCAGCCGAACAAAGCAAATGCCTAAAGTAGAAAACGCAAAAGACGAAGATGAAAATGGAGATGACGATGAAGTTGAAATTGAAGTCGAAACTAGAAAACGACCCCATTGACCCCTCCTTAAAAGAAGGGGAAGAAGATGGCGCAACGCGcaacaatataaacaaaaggCGCCCGACGGCGTTTGCTGAAAACGCGAAAATCtgtcaattatttaaatcGCCTGCCAAAAATCTGAGGCAAACCCAGGTCGCTAAGCCCGCAGGCGACTCGACTCAAGTGGAAATAGAGAGTCAGTCCAGTCCGCTGTGGACAGCAGCGGGTGGTCCAAGAGTTGGGAGTGTCCTTGCTGCCAGTTGAAACTATGTTTGCTTGCGCCTTTGCGCTTGATGAAGCCGCCTTGTCTGTTGGTAATTAACATGAAAATAAGCGCATTAACATCATGGGATGCCAGCGGTTTATGTGCCTGATGAATGAGATGCAAAATGCGAGACACGAGtgacagcgagagagaaagagagcgagcgcTATGTAAATGGAGACAAAGTTGGGGATGGGGATGGAGAATGGAGGATGGTTTAAGGGCTTGTCCTTGCCCCTTGGCAACAGAGAAATGACTTCAACGTGGGCCCTAATtatgaaatcgaaatcgaaaccAAATATTTCGCCCCAGCGAATTTGCCGCTAAAAACGAAAAGCgcgcaaattaaaataataaattcgcTAAATTAAAGAAGGAAGTCATTAAAGGTCGCGACTGAGGCCTCCTCCATGCACCGAGAgcactgagagagagagagccttTTGTGTCCTGGCGACGACGTCATTAGCAGCATTTACACGTCGCACGTTGAAGCCAAAGGATAATAAgtaacgacgacgacgacgacgcgacgCTCGCGATGCGATGCCCGGCAAAAGTGTGAAAAGAAAAGCGGCGCTAAGACAAAAACTGACACAAATTAAACTGAAATTAGTTGCAACTCACTTCGTCCGGACGTCGACGACAGGCCACATCTTCGTCCTCATCTAGCTGGTCGTCTTCTTTGTCTTTGTCATCGTCATCTCGTCGTCTTTAGCCTCGTCTTTgtcatttccatttgcagttCTTCCATCCTCTCATCATCGTCCAACATCGTGGCCCCGTCTGTGAATGTGTCAAGCCCAAAGTGGCTGCTAATGAGCGGCACATGGTCAGGGTAATGACGAGGCACCTCCTTGCTTAGAAGGACCCACttctcccccccccccccatacatcgccatctccatctcctGCTCCATCTTCAGCTGACCCAGCATCATATTAGACATCCATCTGGCAGGTCAAAACCCAAAGAGAACTTAACACACAGCTGCATTGCGCACGTTGTTGTCACTGAAATTCAAATACTATCAGAACTCtctataaataactttttagtTTTGCGTAGTTACAAACATTCCAAATGGATTTTGGACAGCAATAGTTGGGTTCAAATGATCCTCGTCACTTTGACTTGTTGTATCTCTCGATTGATAACATAATCACATTTCACTGCTACAGATTTATTTCTGGCGTAGAAGGTGAATGTTCTTtagctattttatttttgtacaactttatttattcactCTCATTTCATCACGTTTTCGCAGCTTCGATCACACATGAGCGACGCTTTCTTATCGATGTTATCAATACTTCTTTGTTTTAAGTGCTGTGTAGTGTGTCATAATTACTAATTTTCAGTGCTGAGTAGAATGTAATGATTGCTTTATTTAAGTGCTGAGTAGCACAGCACATATAACTTTTAGTGTTGTGtattgtataaaaattaacggattaacttaaattaatatacttgCATATTAGTTTGGtttgcaaatataaaataaaacatattataattataaaaattatgataaTTCTCTTTTCTTTCAGTCGAATTTTTGTCACGTCTTTTCTTAATTAGTTTCATATTTGGAACAGCAGAAATGATTTCGTCtgttaaaaaattcaaatgggaacttaaaatgaatatacataaGAGAATGTATTCTATACAAAATAGGgcagaaggagacatctccgaccctataatgtatataatatatactataggATCAGAGCCGAGACGATATTGCCAGTCTTTGTGTTTCTCGGTCTACGTTAAGATGAAAAATTTAAGTGTTATTAAAGTCTGGGGAAAAAAGCACActaaaaatatgatatatctTGCAATGGTATATGTTGAATGAAGcactatatcaaaatataccaaatatagtctttggtatatacatatttagtatttttgcgaaaCATTAAttctgtatatattttaaaattaataccacactattttgcttttactcaaaattgtcttgtttactttcgataaaatacttaattacgtaatataatataaaataaaataaaacaaaataaaataaaataaaataaaataaaataaaataaaatgaattaaattaaaataaaataaattaaaataaaataaaataaattaaattaaaataaaattaaataatctttGTAAAACTTCTGTGTTCGATTATCTTATTTGTATAGTTcgaaagaaataataaacatcAATGGAAACCTTAAAATGGATCCCAAACCATTTTTCTTTTCCCATCAATtcttataccctgtaaacttTCGctgctcaaaaaaaaaatatatatatataaaattcacGACATTTCCTCGTGTaacatcaaattaaaaataaaaatacaagaatTCTGACAGCAACTCGttaaaaatgcacaaatcAATATTGACAGGAATCCGGTTCATTCACAATTTCCAGAGTACGAGACAGACTTccaactgtctgtctgtcgcaCTCagttctccctctctttccctctctgtACGTGTCCACCACCAAGGTGGCGACGTCACAGTCACAACTCGAATCCCAATCTGAATTCGAAGCCGATGCCGAAGTTCTGGTCTCTGGATTGACTCGAGttgccccccccccccccccccacacacacacacacacatacacacacgcacacacacacatgtgtcaAGCTGCCGTCTGACATATCGTGTCTATTTTGAGCAGAGGCAAAGTCTTATTTTAGCCAGGACGAAGCAGCGTTTGAGGCGGGTTCCTGTTTTGACGTGGCTCTTAACGAGCCCaactgcctgctgcctgctgcctcagactcaaatcaaataaaattaaaataaaaatatataaaaataaaatgtataaaatattttgtgctaaTTTTGTCACGCCCCCAACTCCAGCTCGATTCATGTCGCCccctttattttttgtgtattttattttttgtattttattttattttgttgagtTTATAGCAGGCGACGCGTCGCTGGGGCCAAGACGAGTCAACTTTTGCCAGTTCTTTCAACTTGGCCGGAAGCGTTAAGCGTTCGAAGGGCAAGGGAGTGGAGGCGGGGGCGACGGGGGATTTGGTATGAGCATGGGCGATACTTTGTGTTATCAGCAGTCAGTTAGTAACGGAAACTTTTTAAACGTTTTCGAAAcaagttgaaatttaaataaacctTCTCAATTTTTGACGACCCCGTCTCCCGATCTACTTACAGTCGTCCCCCTCGCTTTCCCCCCGGTCCCCGTCTACCGCCGCCATATGAATGCCAAGTTGAGACAACAAAATCGCCAGAGAAATGAAACTTTTTGCCAAAGAATTGTAATTCTTTGCCTTCACTTTGCATTTCAGAGTTGACGCTGCGACTCAAGAAAGACTCCAAAAGGCACCAGGactacacacaaacacacacacacagagtgagaACTCCAGGACTGCGAGGACTCGAAGACTTCGGCTCTCAACTTGCTTTTTGTGCCCATAAAATCgacttaaatttttattgcgacAAAAAACTGTTTGGCAAGTGAAAAGAAACGCGCTCGCAAAGTGCAATGCAGTTGGCAATGTTCTTGCTTGTCAAGGGAGAGGGGGCGGAGGAGGTGGAGGGAGGTAAGGAGGAGTAGTGGGCATGGTCGCGGAGCAGCGGTTTGTAAGTGCAGTCGACAACGATGGTAAAATCGCATTATGGCAAAGCATTTTTTCGCTTCCCTTCTCCCCTTCTCCCGCTCTCTCGCGTTTCTGCTGCCACATGAGCAGTTGCAAATTATAGGGTATATAAAAGTTGAAACTACCCTGCAGTTGCACATAAAGTGAATAAGaatttatatgttattttcTATAGCTGTGTCCACACTTTTGTTCAACTTCAACGCGGTATCTGAAAGTCGTGCATACCCCACACAATGCACGCTTCTTTTTGGCATcttggattttgttttttttttttttttttgtatagtcGTTGCCCAATTTTCAGTGAGCACTGTTTTCGTACATATTTTTTCGCGGCGCCCGAAAGTATGCTATGTTATAATATTTTCGCTTATGCTGCCGCCCTGCCGCACTGCAGCCCTGGTAGGAGAAGAAGCAGGAGCAGGCGAAGGAGTGAAGGAGTGGAGCagcggcaagtggcaagttcAAAAAGTGCCAACGATGCCGACGATGAAGGcaacgaaataataaaaagcaaactttTTACCAAGTTGACTTTGACACATTGGGCcaagacaaacagacagatgGTGGAGGGGAGGATAGGGACGGGGGGCAAAAGGGTGGAGGCGggaggagaaagagagagttgGATTGCTATGGATAGAGGAAAACTAACCGCACAAGACCTCAATCCGTTAGCTCTTGCATGAAAATGGCATAACAAAATTGTCGGTCAGACTtgaaaagagacagagaaagagacagaaagagagagagagagagagagagagagagagagggggctagtatgtatatatgctgATCACTCTGGAAATCGTATTTGCTTGCGCTGTAGTGCAACAAAATAGACGTACTTATATTTGTCttggcaaaatgaaaaacacaaattcGCTGGCGATTCAGGCCAAACTGACAAAACAGTGACGAGGaaagtaagagagagagagagaggggaaaagaAGGAGTGAGTTAGAGTGACAGATGAGAATTCCATGAACTGCTGATTAATAAGTCATTTAACCAATAAGCTGGCAATAATTTGGCAGGTGAGTTGCAACAGGACATCAGCGGTAAAATGTGTGGCTTTGGGTAATTAGCAATCATTCccttattcttttttttttattggggAGTGAACTTAAGATCAAGTTggctaaaaaaacaaaaaaaaaacaaagcataaaagaaaagaagccAGCGCGGAGATTAATGAGCTCAAATGGCGCTGCTATCGCGATGAAAACCGTTGTTCTTCTTGCCCCAAACTCGCAAACTCTCAAAACTTCTGATAAGCGGCAGCGATAAGAGCGTCGCGAATAAATGAGACTCATTAGCAAAGTCGGAGCAACACTTCGTTCTGTTGGCGGGTATATAAGCACAGTCTGCAGCCCAAGTAGAGCATACAGAGCACAACGCTTCAACTAGTCATTCGACTACAATTCAGCAAACACCTCAAGTTAAGTTAACTTCCCCAAAAGCAAAGATGTTCAAGATGCAGGCGATGACAACGATGGCAGTCCTGTTGCTGATCTGCGGCCAAACTGCATTCGCAGCCAATGTGGAGCGTCAGCGTCGAGTGCAGACAACAGCCACTGCCACAAGCAGCGCAGGCATCGCCGGTGAACTGGCTCGCCTTGGCTTGCCACTGCGTCATGCCACCTACGAGACCAACGACGAATTCTATGAGACCTCCTCGAAGTCCCTGGTCAAACCTCATCCGGAGCCATTGCCGGTGGCTGTGCCCGTGCCCGTGCCCGTTCAGGTGGCCTCGGAGCCCGAGTACAAGGTGTTCGATCTGTTGTCGGGCGGTGAACTGAGCGTCGGACAGGTGAGGCATCTGCTGCAGCTGAACGCCCAGGCGGAACCCGCACAGCAATTGCGTTTGCAAGTGCCCCAGAATGAGGCACGCGTCTTCTTCGGCCTGCGCCCTCAGGCACCTGCAGGTGGGAACGGAACTGCGGTCACCAACGTCATCAATAACACCGTCACTGTGACGCCCGCctcaacgtcaacgtcgacgacgCCATCGACGACAACCACAACCCGTTTGGCTCCTCAGCTGTTGCCTCTGTCGTACTATCAGAATCGTCAGGTGTCGCCCTTCGGTGGTCTCTCCTATGGCCTGATCGATCCCAGCAGCCTGGGCTATGCCGGCAATCAGGTGCCTTTGGTGCCCATCAGTCTGGGCAACAATGCCGTCGGCTATGTGCCCATGAATCTGCGCATGTTCCGCCAGCTGATCGATGGCAACAACGCCAACAATGTTGCTGAACCCGCTGTTGGCTTCACCTCTGTCAGCTCATTGTCCAGCCCCTTCACCTTCTCCTCCACCTTCTCCACTTTGCCCATTCGCGAGAGCGAAgaagccgctgctgctgctgctgccgtcaATCCTCTGGAATCTGTGGTGGACAACGATGCCGAGCTCGCTGACGATGCTGCCGAAGAGTCCGCTGCtccagctgccgctgctgctgttgccaacGAGAAGGCCACGTTCCCCAATCGCCTGCAGCTCTTTGGCCAGAACTTGCGTCAGCTTCCCGTCCTGACCTTCGCCAAGAACTTACGCCGCGTCCAAGTGGtttaagaagaagaagctacgaaactgcaaactgcaaactgagCTGACGATGATGCCAACGATTGACCCTCTAGCTGGATATGCAATCCA
Coding sequences:
- the LOC117567614 gene encoding putative uncharacterized protein DDB_G0271606 — encoded protein: MKLSSLLLVLALSVGGLSLVSARDELRPTAAPLISSTVKPTSAPKLDTKPTKPLMIINAPPMKQKHLVPVAVEAQPQVEAQQQQQQQLKSTVQVKDAKPLQVTGFITKSGNIYEIEDKRGIGHIEPRQADQPAEQQIVCNYGNVVIYSDVPCDEVTNVQIGEVQSLKKPAEEQQPAAAVEQPANEMQQASDEQQQQQQQQEVSNNTAGNTPRQQGNQQQRRRRRRPANAQQQRRRVNGNRNGVRRRIRIRNGSGNGNAVRNGNGNRRVVRRRPNAQRRGNGQRRPANRQQQQRRRQQQRRRQQQQQQQRRRRQQPQRRRLQQQQQQPQKRRIREDEDV